A genomic region of Apus apus isolate bApuApu2 chromosome 24, bApuApu2.pri.cur, whole genome shotgun sequence contains the following coding sequences:
- the LSM4 gene encoding U6 snRNA-associated Sm-like protein LSm4: protein MLPLSLLKTAQNHPMLVELKNGETYNGHLVSCDNWMNINLREVICTSRDGDKFWRMPECYIRGSTIKYLRIPDEIIDMVKEEVVSKGRGRGGMQQQKQQKGRGIGGAGRGVFGGRGRGIPGSGRGQQEKKPGRQAAKQ, encoded by the exons atG CTGcccctgtccctcctgaagACGGCTCAGAACCACCCCATG CTGGTGGAGCTGAAGAACGGGGAAACGTACAACGGGCACCTCGTGAGCTGTGATAACTGGATGAACATCAACCTGCGGGAAGTCATCTGCACCTCCCGG GATGGAGACAAGTTCTGGAGGATGCCTGAGTGTTACATCCGTGGCAGCACCATCAAATACCTGCGGATTCCCGACGAGATCATCGACATGGTGAAGGAAGAGGTGGTGTCCAAGGGCAGAGGCCGTGgtgggatgcagcagcagaagcaacagAAGGGTCGTGGGATTGGAGGTGCTGGAAGAG GTGTCTTTGGTGGCCGTGGCAGAGGAATCCCAGGCAGTGGAAGAggccagcaggaaaaaaagccaggcagacaagcagcaaaacagtga
- the GDF15 gene encoding growth/differentiation factor 15, which produces MAGAVRRVLRGGGAALTCLQLLLLLPSAELRPHGWDQERFQLEAIKKGILERLGMPAPPVIRHRLDPESIRRARRLFQQRLLELNGNRSREEPGNVSGTRRLHRLSPTLLRQPDIPWGHQDSQGHQDPQGHPDPQGQQDPQRPPGPRGPYRYHLLLSRTESFHQQLQVVQAELKLFHQPLTSPGMSLLNTSVLPRVSIYTLGGPHRTPQLLHSQELEADSPSLDLTAAIQPWATGPEDTLRLELAFTTDVSAMLATSGDERLVLEVETYENTGWGSRRGRGSRKARGLDEECGKSDGKCCLKTLQVSFQDIGWSDWIIAPNSYYMRFCQGSCPHNYKAASMHAQIQARVHALSKATPPPCCVPAAYDPMVLMHYDGEGRLVSTLFEDMLVTSCHCA; this is translated from the exons ATGGCGGGGGCGGTGCGGCGGGTTCTGCGGGGCGGGGGAGCCGCCCTCAcctgcctccagctcctgctgctcctccccagcGCGGAGCTGAGACCCCACGGCTGGGACCAGGAGAGGTTCCAGCTGGAAGCCATCAAAAAAGGGATCCTGGAGCGGCTGGGAATGCCGGCACCCCCCGTGATCCGGCACCGGCTGGACCCGGAGAGCATCCGGAGAGCGCGGCGGCTCTTCCAGCAGAGACTGTTGGAGCTGAACGGGAACCGGAGCCGGGAGGAGCCGGGAAACGTGTCCGGGACCAGGCGCCTGCACCGCCTGAGCCCCACGC TGCTGCGCCAGCCAGACATCCCCTGGGGACATCAAGACTCCCAAGGACACCAGGATCCCCAAGGTCACCCAGACCCCCAAGGACAGCAGGACCCCCAGAGACCCCCAGGCCCCCGTGGTCCCTACCGGtaccacctcctcctctcccgCACCGAGTCcttccaccagcagctccaggtggTGCAGGCGGAGCTGAAGCTCTTCCACCAACCCCTGACATCCCCTGGCATGTCCCTGCTCAACACCTCGGTGCTCCCCCGGGTCAGCATCTACACTCTGGGGGGGCCTCACAGGACCCCCCAACTCCTGCATAGCCAAGAGCTGGAAGCTGATTCCCCAAGCCTGGACCTCACAGCAGCCATCCAGCCCTGGGCCACCGGTCCTGAGGACACGCTGCGCCTGGAGCTGGCCTTCACCACTGATGTCTCAGCCATGTTGGCCACCTCGGGGGATGAAAGACTGGTCCTGGAGGTAGAAACCTATGAGAACACAGGATGGGGATCCAGGAGGGGTCGGGGGTCCAGGAAAGCCCGCGGGCTGGATGAGGAATGCGGGAAGAGCGACGGGAAGTGTTGCCTCAAGACACTCCAGGTCTCCTTCCAGGACATTGGCTGGTCAGACTGGATCATCGCCCCCAACAGCTACTACATGAGGTTCTGCCAAGGTTCCTGTCCACACAACTACAAGGCAGCCAGCATGCACGCCCAGATCCAGGCCCGTGTGCATGCCCTGTCCAAAGCCACCCCCCCGCCCTGCTGCGTCCCCGCTGCCTATGACCCCATGGTGCTGATGCACTACGATGGTGAGGGCAGGTTGGTCTCCACCCTCTTTGAGGACATGCTGGTCACCAGCTGCCACTGTGCCTGA
- the PGPEP1 gene encoding pyroglutamyl-peptidase 1, producing the protein MEKPRRAVVVTGFGPFGEHAVNASWIAVQELEKLGLRNDVDLHVYEFPVEYQTVQRLIPALWKKHSPQLVVHVGVSGMATTVTLEKCGHNVGYKGLDNCRFCPGSQCCVEGGPECIDSIVDMDTVCRRVSALGLDVTVTISKDAGRYLCDFTYYTSLYQSCGRSAFVHVPPLGKPYTAEQLGRALQAIIEEMLNVLEHSEGKISCQHGH; encoded by the exons ATGGAGAAGCCGCGGCGGGCGGTGGTGGTGACCG ggTTTGGTCCGTTTGGAGAGCACGCCGTGAACGCCAGCTGGATTGCAGTCCAG gagctggagaagctgggacTGCGAAACGATGTGGATCTGCATGTCTATGAGTTCCCAGTTGAGTACCAGACAGTGCAGAGACTCATTCCTGCTTTATGGAAAAAACACAGTCCACAA ctGGTGGTTCACGTGGGTGTTTCTGGGATGGCCACGACCGTGACTCTGGAGAAGTGTGGCCACAATGTGGGGTACAAAGGGCTGGACAACTGCCGGTTCTGCCCGGGCTCGCAGTGCTGCGTCGAGGGCGGCCCCGAGTGCATCGACTCCATCGTCGACATGGACACCGTGTGCAGGAGGGtctcagccctggggctggatgTCACTGTCACCATCTCCAAGGACGCTGGCAG GTACCTCTGTGACTTCACTTACTACACCTCCTTGTACCAGAGCTGCGGGAGGTCGGCGTTCGTCCACGTGCCTCCCCTGGGCAAACCCTACACGGCAGAACAGCTGGGCCGGGCACTACAGGCCATCATAGAGGAGATGCTGAATGTTTTGGAGCATTCTGAAGGCAAAATCAGTTGTCAGCATGGACACTGA
- the LOC127393916 gene encoding uncharacterized LOC729966 homolog isoform X1, producing the protein MARGTLRLLLCCASALLAAGLGPDSSRNSTDNSTGTTMSSSPSSSAAATSLKTPSMSSSTPGTRVHPANLPTASSPASTVTLRASSPSAATSSSSSSTAGSTAPVTPSISSMTTTPPLPAASPSNTTTTAPPSNMTTTPSSSMTTSSTTMAPSPSHSAVPNSTTHPPNSKADPVPSLSVPPSPTPAPSSPAPTATSSPSSTLATSSKTTLAISTISVASSSAQPPAQTSPFTVIIICLFVCVLVGGAAVLLVRLRRRGTPRFRHLDEVPMSKVMEGSYGTHQPPR; encoded by the exons ATGGCCCGGGGCACCCTCcgcctgctgctctgctgcgCCTCTGCCCTGCTCGCTGCAG GGCTGGgacctgacagcagcaggaacagtACGGACAACAGCACGGGGACAACCATGTCATCATCTCCatccagctcagctgcagccaccagcttGAAGACACCCAGCATGTCTTCATCCACGCCTGGCACCCGTGTGCATCCAGCCAACCTACCCACAGCATCATCTCCAGCGAGCACAGTGACACTTCGGGCATCTTCTCCCAGCGCAGCCACATCATCATCttcctccagcactgcaggctcAACAGCACCCGTGACACCTTCAATATCCAGCATGACCACAAcaccacctctccctgcagcgTCTCCATCCAACACGACCACGACAGCACCTCCATCCAACATGACTACAACACCCTCTTCATCCATGACAACTTCCAGCACGACCATGGCACCATCTCCATCCCACTCAGCTGTGCCCAACTCCACGACTCATCCACCCAACTCCAAGGCAGATCCGGTCCCATCCCTGTCcgtgccccccagccccactcctgctcccagctctcctgcaccCACAGCGACCTCCAGTCCCAGCAGCACCTTGGCCACCAGCTCCAAAACAACACTGGCCATCAGTACCATCTCCGTGGCCAGCAGCTCCG CGCAGCCCCCCGCCCAGACCAGCCCTTTCACCGTCATCATCATCTGCCTCTTTGTCTGCGTGCTGGTGGGGGGGGCGGCCGTGCTGCTGGTGCGGCTGAGGCGCCGCGGGACCCCCCGCTTCCGACACCTGGATGAGGTGCCCATG AGCAAAGTGATGGAGGGGTCCTACGGCACCCACCAGCCACCCAGGTGA
- the JUND gene encoding transcription factor JunD: METPFYHDDVLSGLGSGFAPSSGSSGLLLPFPGGSMMKKDALGMALPEQVAAALKAPSGEAAGLLGSAELGLLKLASPELERLIIQSNGLVTTTPTSGQFLYPKAAASEEQEFAEGFVKALEDLHKQNQLGGGAAGSGGAGGGGAGGGGGGGGSAGELPAAGLAPEPPVYANLSSYPAVSYAADPGPFAAPPPRLPPPPPPPPLKDEPQIVPEVPSFGESPPLSPIDMDTQERIKAERKRLRNRIAASKCRKRKLERISRLEEKVKSLKSQNTELASTASLLREQVAQLKQKVLSHVNSGCQLLPQHQHQVPAY; the protein is encoded by the coding sequence ATGGAAACACCCTTCTACCATGATGATGTGTTGAGCGGCCTCGGCAGCGGCTTCGCCCCGTCCTCCGGCAGCAGcgggctcctcctgcccttccccgGCGGCAGCATGATGAAGAAGGATGCGCTCGGCATGGCCTTACCGGAGCAGGTGGCGGCGGCGTTGAAAGCCCCGAGCGGTGAAGCGGCGGGATTGCTGGGTTCGGCcgagctggggctgctgaagTTGGCTTCCCCGGAGCTGGAGCGGCTCATCATCCAGTCCAACGGGCTGGtcaccaccacccccaccaGCGGCCAGTTCCTCTATCCCAAAGCGGCGGCTTCCGAGGAGCAGGAATTCGCCGAGGGTTTCGTGAAAGCGCTGGAGGACTTGCACAAGCAGAACCAGCtgggcggcggcgcggcggggagcggcggcgcgGGAGGCGGCGgtgcgggaggcggcggcggagggGGCGGCAGCGCGGGCGAGCTGCCCGCCGCCGGCCTGGCCCCGGAGCCGCCGGTCTACGCCAACCTCAGCAGCTACCCGGCCGTCAGCTACGCCGCCGACCCCGGCCCCTTCGCCGCGCCGCCTCCTcggctcccgccgccgccgcctcctccgccTTTAAAAGACGAACCTCAGATCGTCCCGGAGGTTCCGAGCTTCGGGGAGAGCCCCCCGCTTTCCCCCATCGACATGGACACGCAGGAGCGTATCAAGGCGGAACGAAAGCGGCTGAGGAACCGTATCGCCGCTTCCAAATGCCGCAAGAGGAAGCTGGAGCGGATCTCCCGCCTGGAGGAGAAGGTGAAGAGCCTCAAGAGCCAGAACACGGAGCTGGCCTCCACCGCCAGCCTGCTCCGGGAGCAGGTCGCCCAGCTCAAGCAGAAGGTTCTCAGCCACGTCAACAGcggctgccagctcctgccccagcaccagcaccaggtGCCGGCTTACTGA
- the LOC127393916 gene encoding uncharacterized LOC729966 homolog isoform X2, whose translation MARGTLRLLLCCASALLAAGLGPDSSRNSTDNSTGTTMSSSPSSSAAATSLKTPSMSSSTPGTRVHPANLPTASSPASTVTLRASSPSAATSSSSSSTAGSTAPVTPSISSMTTTPPLPAASPSNTTTTAPPSNMTTTPSSSMTTSSTTMAPSPSHSAVPNSTTHPPNSKADPVPSLSVPPSPTPAPSSPAPTATSSPSSTLATSSKTTLAISTISVASSSAQPPAQTSPFTVIIICLFVCVLVGGAAVLLVRLRRRGTPRFRHLDESKVMEGSYGTHQPPR comes from the exons ATGGCCCGGGGCACCCTCcgcctgctgctctgctgcgCCTCTGCCCTGCTCGCTGCAG GGCTGGgacctgacagcagcaggaacagtACGGACAACAGCACGGGGACAACCATGTCATCATCTCCatccagctcagctgcagccaccagcttGAAGACACCCAGCATGTCTTCATCCACGCCTGGCACCCGTGTGCATCCAGCCAACCTACCCACAGCATCATCTCCAGCGAGCACAGTGACACTTCGGGCATCTTCTCCCAGCGCAGCCACATCATCATCttcctccagcactgcaggctcAACAGCACCCGTGACACCTTCAATATCCAGCATGACCACAAcaccacctctccctgcagcgTCTCCATCCAACACGACCACGACAGCACCTCCATCCAACATGACTACAACACCCTCTTCATCCATGACAACTTCCAGCACGACCATGGCACCATCTCCATCCCACTCAGCTGTGCCCAACTCCACGACTCATCCACCCAACTCCAAGGCAGATCCGGTCCCATCCCTGTCcgtgccccccagccccactcctgctcccagctctcctgcaccCACAGCGACCTCCAGTCCCAGCAGCACCTTGGCCACCAGCTCCAAAACAACACTGGCCATCAGTACCATCTCCGTGGCCAGCAGCTCCG CGCAGCCCCCCGCCCAGACCAGCCCTTTCACCGTCATCATCATCTGCCTCTTTGTCTGCGTGCTGGTGGGGGGGGCGGCCGTGCTGCTGGTGCGGCTGAGGCGCCGCGGGACCCCCCGCTTCCGACACCTGGATGAG AGCAAAGTGATGGAGGGGTCCTACGGCACCCACCAGCCACCCAGGTGA